In Panicum virgatum strain AP13 chromosome 5K, P.virgatum_v5, whole genome shotgun sequence, the genomic window AGGTTAGTTTCAAAGCCCATAAGGAGCCTGCATACCTTTGTGGCTTTTAGGCACATCTAACTCTCAGATTCTCGTGCGTCCAGGAGGACTACGACGATATTGTGAACGGATGGAAGGCAAAACTGCAGAGGAGCTCTGCGGGTGAGCAGAGGTGGGGGCTGTTCATCGCGACCAAGTAATGATCCAGATGTTTGTGGATGTGCGAATAAAGTGGCTCCATTTGCATGCGACCCTTCACTTGTATTTGATGTTACATTAGCTATTCTGAACTCAGCGAGCCCGAGTCATTACCCACTACTGTGTTTCTTTATGCGTGGAGAAACTGGTCTTGTCTTGCGATCCTGCAATTGCAATATCACGTGCTGTATCAGGGCAACCTATCTGTGATGTGAATCCTGAATAAACTGCCTGCATGTTTATGCTTTCTTTCCCTCTAATAGAAGTTCGGATTTGTTGTGAAACTACCGAGTGAACCGAAATGCAATGCTGATTGTCCATTGAGGAGCTGACGTGTATGATCTTTTCTGCAACTTGTTTTTACTCAACTTGTGGGAGTTGCAGTAAAATGCATGCATCGAGATGTAGTGAAATTGTATTACCTGGTAACGGTATTTCAGGTTCTTGTATCCCGGCTTCTCAGGTGTTCGCTGTGGCTTCTGAGCATCCGCATATACACCCCTCACGAGTCACGAGGTCTTCGTTCGGGAGTTGTTGAAGTGTTGGAAAAGCACAAATGGCCAACGCCACTACGCCACCACGACCGGACAACAAGCAAGGAAAGCAAGGCGAAACGATCAAGCGACAACTGTTCCCCGTCTGAACCAGGCGAAAAGGACTGACGCCGTGCATCACGCGTGCCTCGCTTGCCATCTCGCACGTCGCACCCACCACCTTGCTTCCCAACCTTTGCTTCGCGCCTTCAAATTCGCCGAAACTTCACGTTTGCTTCCGCGcgtggagaggggagggggagacCGACCGCGAGGAGGGGCAGGGCACGGCCCCGGCAAAACCTGTCCCGTCCGATGGATAAATTGGATTCGCTAGCCTGCGGCTGCGAGCGCTGAGAGGAACTGTGCAATCCGACCTGACCAATGCGCGGCGCGACGAGTGTGAAGGTGGAACACGGGCCCGTGACAGGTGTCCTGGCCGAAGCGGCAGCCTGCGGAGCGTGGGCGACGACTTCCCGAGTCCCACAGCGCAAGTGGGCGGTTGCGAGATGCGCGAGCGCGATGGCATGCGCCGGGCAGAACGCCGCGGCCACCACTTGCGGACTTGCTTTTCCCTTCACAGCCACGGGCGCACTCCCTTCCTGCCCGCAGACTTGCGCTACCCACGGACAGGGGTGGTAATGTACCATGGTCTTAGTAGTTTTTTCACAGCTCaataaattttttaatttttttagttcaaaattatataaaattagagtccGGTTTTTTTAAAATCCGAtttttagattttctagttcaaaatattaGACTTTTTACCACCCGTAGGCACGGGTGCTGGCTCGAGACCTCGagtgctccaccgtcgatcacCGCGCTCCCTCTTCTAGTAatctttttttgaagaaatccTCTTCTACTAATCTAGTCCGATGGGTGAGACCATGGCAAAAGGACGCGAGGCTAGCCCGGTTGATTTCTCTTCCTGCCTCGTTGTCTTCTCGATTAAATCGTTAGACATGAGTGAGATTCGAGGGAGACGGTCGGTGATTCGTTTCTAGTGCTTCTATTCTACTGTGAGACCCACCAACACTTGCACGTGGCCGCTGTTTATCCTCGAATCTTTTCTGAATAATTTTAAGCAGGTGAGTCGCCTCTATTTTGCAATTCTCTGTGAGGATAGAGCATTTGGGACTCGTATGCCCCGTTTGGGACCGCGAGCCAAAAAAAGCGAGGCGCGCATAAGCACAACGCGGGTCGGAGCTCGTTTTTCCCGATTCTGGGGCCGCACATTGTAACGTCCGCTTATTCAACGCGTGGCGGCTGGGCAACGCGCGTCCGCCGCAGCCTGTTTGACGGGTTTAATTCGCTTCTTTAGCTCAGAAGCGAAGCAAACgcggtcccaaacagggccGTAGTCGTATACgcatttcttctttttcctcccgGAAAAAATCACGGCGAAGTCTAAGGAAAAGCAGGTCGCGACAAAGCCATATCTGCCCaaagccaaaaagccttgagaTATTCGAAGCGCGTCGACGGGGCCTATGAGGCCCTATGATCCCCCGCGCCACCTGATCCTCGAACCCCTCgatcaaaaaaaataataacaagCGAAATCCTAACTAAAGAGCAACTTCAACAGATTCATCTTTTCATTTTCCCTTTCTCACCCTATAGGAAAATCCCCTTTCTCAATTTCAACATATATGGAAGAAGTGTCCCCTTTCTGTTGGGAATTGAAGAGAAATTATTAgagattgagaaaaaataaaaggaaaaaaaagatgaaaaatcaatctgctggaatatattttttttaacgtCAATCCCCTATATTGAGAAAAAATGGAAAGggaaaagaagaagatgaatttgttggagttgctctaatccGCATTCGAGAAGCAGATCCCAACCAGGAGGAGGTCCTACCCTCCAGCGTCCAGCCCCACTCCGCCGTGACCGCGAGTCCCAGGGTTTTTTCTCCCGACCGGTACCTGAAACCGACagggtccggttccggtttaccggtccggtttgatcgAAAACTGATAAAAATCGGTCAAATTCAACTTCCAATTCAAAATGTtagttcaaccggtttccaccggtaaaccggaccggtttgaccggtaacctgTCCGGTTTGAGTGGGAACCGGGGAGTTGAAAAAAAACCGACTTTAGTTCGAAATTTGAATATTTGTATAATATGtttttttagcctaaatgaaccctccaaccctcttttgtactatttttacgttaatacaatgtataacatgttttatattgtatttgtatacttttgtatgcacgtttttcttttttagtttaatttcaaatactcgcaaagtatactaaaataacgaatatttgaaaaaatttgacaccattagattcgtcgcaacttgaagtactTTTAGAAGTTTTttgataattttttatttttttgaattcaaatttgaattttgtatTTGGCCAGTTTgaaaccggcccaaaccggaatcggtccggtccggttaccgcggtaaccggaccggttctgaccggtttttttaaccctggtcCCCACCCGCAGCGCAGGCCGCCGCAGCGGCGCCATCCCCCACCGGCGCCCGACACGGGCGCCGTGCGCGTCACGGGGCCGAACGCACCAAAAACGCTACCTCGGGCACAGCGCATCGCTCCATCCGTTCCCGGCGGCTCCCTTCCGCCTCCACCGTCACCCGTCCGTCACCGTcgtctctcccacgcgcctccgccgcgcagCCGCGCCGAGACGCCACGCGAACCCGCCTCCGGCCTCTCGTAGTAAACGCCCGCCCCGCCTCTTTAACCCCGCCGCAGCGGGCTCGGCGGCCTGGTCCCCTACTCCCCTGCCATTCTCCCGGTCCCCCCTGCCCCCCGCTTTTCCGCTTCTGTTGTACTAAATGCCACGGAGGCCTCCAAGCTGTAGGCCCGGACCCCaccaccgccccgccgccgccgcgcccgcagcCCGCCGATGCCGGTGAAACGGTcggcgtcggtggcggcgctcccgccggccggccgccgcgcgcgggcccgcctctgcctccgcctcgccgcgcccctgtccttcctgctcctcctcgcGGCGCTGCTCCGCGCCCAGCCCCTCCTGGGCGTcctcccgcccgccgcgccgccgcccgccgcggggcccgccaaggtcgccttcctcttcctcgtccGCGCGGGCGTGCCGCTCGACTTCCTCTGGGACGCCTTCTTCCGCGTAAGCACCAGGCTTcgtttccctctctctctgatCGATCCGTTTTCGTTCATCTGTCGCGCCTTCAGCTCTGATATTCGACCGAGTGATCGATTGGTGGCCTGATCGCCGCGTGTTTTCGCAGAGCGGCGAGGAGGGGAGGTTCTCGTTGTACGTGCACTCCGCGCCGGGCTTCCAGCTCGACCGCACCACCACGGGATCGCCGTACTTTTACGGGCGGCAACTTGCGAGGAGCGTGAAGGTTGGATCATTTTggattccttttttttcccctcCTCGATGTGGGGTTTCGAGGCATGGCTGTTCTCTTGGTGCGATTTTGACTCGGGGAAATACGGGTTGTGTCTCGCAGGTGGTGTGGGGCGAAGCGACCATGGTCGAGGCGGAGAGGTTGTTGTTTGCCGCCGCGCTCCAGGATCCCGCGAACCAGCGCTTTGTTTTGCTCTCTGATAGGTGGGGTGGTACTTTCTGTCTTTTCCAACATGTGTCGACTACTTAACTGATCTTGTTCGTACGTATACAGTTCAAATTTTGGTTGAAATGGTCCATGATGAAATGCGTGATATGCTTGCTGTCTTACTCTCGACCAATTTTAATAACCATTAAGAGATGTTTGGTAATGGTAATTGACAAGTGAACTCGACTGGGACCCGAAGGTTCTTTAGTCATGCTGTCATGAATTTAGGCGTTCCTTTTCCCTGTGCTGATGATACTGCTTACCATTTCTGGATCTGCTAAGTGATGGTACCTTAGATAATTTAAAGTTTGCAACCACGAAGGAATTCTCTGAATCCTTGTTTTCATTTTGCTTGATGAGTTCTAAAACACTCCTTATTGTGCAGCCTGGTCTCAGGGCTTAAAGAGAACACAAAGTTACAGTCTGATTATATTCGCTACTGTATTTATATCACATTTGTGTTTTGCTTTCCTTTGTTGGTATAACTATGTCTTCATTTCTCATTTAAAGTTGCAGCTTCTATACTAACATTTCAAtacttttcctttttgttcTGCAGCTGTGTTCCTCTCTACAATTTCAGCTACATATATACTTACTTGATGGCTTCTCCTAAAAGTTTTGTAGACAGGTAAGTTTGCTCCTTCTAATTTTCCCATAATCTGCACTATTTCAATTATTTCTTCTCAGATGTAGACAATTCATGTTGCAGTTTCGTTGACAAGACAGAGAAGCGTTATAATCAAAACATGTCTCCTGCCATTCCGAAGGATAAATGGAGGAAAGGATCTCAGGTTATTTGTTTCTCAGCTTTCTTGTTCTTGTATATATTTCAACACTACTGGGGGCTGTATTTTGAGTCCATCTACCTACTCATTTCAGTGGGTAGTATTAATCAGAAAGCACGCCGAAGTCGTTGTCAGCGACAGAAATGTATTACAAGTATTCAGAAGACATTGCAAGGTATGTTGCTATTCTTTTCATGTTGACACCAAAATGCACTCTTAGCTTGATTTAGCCTTTATAAACCTTGACCTTTTTGAAGAAATGTGATTCAACGAAGGAATTTTCAATGCCCCTATTTTATTGTTTCATTATCACTTCATTTCTCTAGCAAGTGCTAGATCATTGGGTGCTTGGACTTACAACTGGTTCAAAAAAGTAAGATATGGCCACTTGTGGTTCAATTAAGAATGGTTGTGGCCTATTGCTCAAATATTTTCAAGGTCTAAATACTACTCTGAGGTTGCTTTACCAGATCTATATTCTGGTATTCTTTCCCGCAAACAGGAGTACCCTTGGTAGTCTAGACATTCAAAACCATCTCCTATACAACAACCGCAAGATTGCCACTTGATTAGTATCTATTTTGTTCAGCACCATTATCTTGGTCCCATGTTCATATGACCACTGCAGATTTATTATGATCTTACATCTTACATGAAGTTGTCAAAATATTACACCAACTAGTAGAGTGCACATGCGGCACGCATGTGTTCAAAAAAATTATGGCAAATAAGAATTTTACATTCATGAAAAGACATGTGCGGCACCAGCATATTCAATACAGTACCAGAATAACTTTTATGGACATCGAGTTTTCAAGAAATGTTGAAAACAATAGTTTTTATTGACATCAAGCATTCATGGCGCAAACCAAAGCAAGATGAAATGAAAATCAACTCAGATGGAGCGTATAATGCTGAAACGGGAGGTGGATGGGGGTAGGTGATCAGGGAGGACTCTAATGAGAAGCGTAAATTTGATCGAAGCATGATTTCTCTAAGTCCTTTGCAAATCCGGAAATATCCCGATGGAACAGAACTTATTAGTCCGAAACATGGCAATAATGTTGCTGAATTTAAGTTTCTGATAAACAGGAAATTAGAATAAGATCAAGTACACAACACTAAAGCATAAAATGAGTATCAGATTGCCCAAAATTTGACGATGAATAAAAAACAATCACGAAATAGTGGAAAGCCCTTCCATCCATGAGAGCATATCTTCATAGTGCAACCGGGTATTAAATATTAAATTATGCCAAGTACCACGATTACACCAAAACCATCTTTACTGGAAAGCCTATTCAACTCATTGGTGGTTGCAGGATACCATAACATACCTCCAGCATAGCATGCTATTCAGTACAGAGACAGCAATTCCATTGTAAACTGGAAGGTACTATCCGCTCAAATAATCTAATCCAACCAAGCCAGGAACATAACCGATGTCAATTCTCTTTGAAACATCTAAAGTATTGTGTATCACATAAATTAATACAACCATACATTTATCAGAGCTACAATGTTATTAAGAGTTTAACACTTCAAGCCAAAATTCAATAATTGGGTTTTCTTTTGAAATTAGCAACAGGCAAAAATTAAACATGCTATTGCTCCTTCATGAATCCCATTATGTAAGTaccatttaaaaaaaatgtcacTACTGATATAGATGACTGGCCATGGTACACTGACCAATGTGCAATAATTCCAACATACAGGATAGCAAAATCGAGACAAGAATAATTTTTCTAAATATAATAAGAATTTTAGTAGATAGAAGATTTGCAATGAATTGGATGTCAGGTAATCAAAAGAGAATTCACAGATAAATGAAGTTGTTATACATTGCAATGGCATTATGTCCCTTTGTAGAGCCAAAGGTCCGAAAGGAAGTGGTAAACATAGATAAATGGAGTAGAAACTTTGTTTTATCTTACCACTAATAGATCTCAACGCGTTCAAGAAAGGTTCAGCTCAAGATTTTAGGTTAAAGACATTAATGGATTCTGGAACATAATCACAGGATTCGGGGTAGATGCCTCGTCCCACGACCCGGGAacgccgttccgattcgagggtcggggtcgaagagggtcagtgtcccattcaaggttggatcgcatcccggtttgagaggggtcgcagccccattgctagcatatttaattgggataagaagGTTAAAGACGGTGGATTAGTGTGATTTCTGTTAGATAATGAGCTGAGTGCGGGTAgtatggtctaaatgtactcttttatatgtttcttatatgcttgtccAGATTAGTTTTTTCGTtagtagcatatatatatatatatatacatatatatatatatacatatatatatatatatacatatatatatatatacatatatatatatacatatatatatatacatatatatatatatacatatatatatatatatacatatatatatatacatatatatatatatatatatagtttttgtctttttaaagacgcatcgacccgaagatatcgacccgGATGAATCAGGGTCAcgttccacataataatttatcgttccatagaggtatacccccttcgtaccacaattttataaagtgacgaccctcgatcctcgaccccgttcctcgacccggtcgatccagaaactttgtgactatgtTCTGGAATACCTCACAAAGAACTGCGCCGGTTTTTAGATCACCCTAAGCCAAGTGTTCCCCACTCTGCCTTACCAAGTATCTGAAATAAAGTAACAAAGTTGGGATTAGCCTTCATTCATACTTTATTTGCAATTCTAAAGCCCCAGTGATGTAAAAATTCAGAAATGATGAGGTGCTGCCAAAATTCAGTGGCACCAACAGgtcaaaaaaaaaggacaaTCTTTTATCGTAATGAAATTCTTCATTGATTGCAAACAAACAGAGGTCAGTCGCCAAGTAAACACACATAAGTCAGTCATCAAGTATTAGATGGTACACCTGTATTAGTTAGATTTACTTTCCGACGTGTACACATTTGATTAATTGAACACAATTATTTTGATTAATTGGACATCACAtactgaaagaaagaaaaaataaaccTACAACCAATTTAGAATGTTTTTTCCTCTAGAAAGTTAAACTTCACGTTAACCTGATCCTTCATCCAATTGGTAAATTAGAGAAGTATAAATATATGATTGGCTCCACTGCCCCCAAAAGCTAAACTTGCAAGTGTGAATAAGCAGCAATACCTGAGTTTCCTTTAAGGTGTACCGCTCCAATAGTGTCTTCTCCTCATTTGTGAGCACCTGATGCTCAGGAACAAGAACATGCTCCTTGATGTTTATAAGCAACCCGACATCCTGTTCATTGCTTTAATTAGCAGATAGAACATAGCTGATTGTCAAAATGCAGTGGcttgttattgttgttgttgtgttaCTTTTCCTTGACTTTTTTTTGTAAAGTTCTTGCTTAAGAGATTCCTACAACCACAAATGGTGTACGTAAGATATTCTTTAGATAATTGCCATTTGTACAAAAaaagataacttcactaattagATTTCCTTGCGTACTTGCTTAAGAAAAGGAAACGTCCATGAGAGCCATGACAGGTGAGCCACAATTTCAGTTTTTAACATTAGTGTGaaccaaataaaaaaataggaaTGTATTACAACATTCTAGAACCGAATGAGCGTCacaagataaaaaaaaagtaaagaaaCAAATGAACAGGCTTGATCGAAAAGAGTAGCAAGTAGGACACAAACTGAGAATTTGTTATCTGCTTCATTCTCGATGATATTTGAGACGACTGAGGAGGGATTCAATTTCCCTTGCCCTCCCATCTGCATTGATTGATTCAGTTGAGGCACCAAAACGCTGATGCTAGTGTTGGGCACGCAGCAGGCATCTTATCATTGACAGGAGGTCGAGGAATTCATGAAAGCAGTCGAATGTGACTTTGGGATCTGGTGGACATCCGTGGGGCAGCTGATCTCCATCTCCCGAGTGCCACCGTCGTAACCTCCTCCTTCCCTGCCTGCCACCCGGCTCCAGGGGCGTCGTGCTCCCCCTGGCATGCCACCACAGAGCACCGCACGGCTGCAAGCAGCAGGTCTAGCACCACCACTGCTCCCGGTTTCTGAGACGGGCTGGAGGACATGCGCAGGGGAAGCTGCCGTGGAGGGAGGCGCAGCTAGGAAGGCCGATTTGCGGGCGAATCGAGCAGCCAGGACGGCCCCGCGTTGGTGTCACGAGTGGGGGGCGGCCGGAGCTCAAGCGAGGGGGAGGCCGGAGGCGCACGGATCTTGAACCACCTACCGCTCGGAGTCCAGGAGTGCCGATGGCGGGCAAGGATTTGTGTGGAGGAGGAAGGGGCCCTTCGGAGGCTCGATTCGCCCACAAatcaggcgccggcggcgtagagGCGGCGGTCTGGAACCGAGCGTGGCCGCGATGGTGCAGATCCCCAGAGCATGGGGGATCTGCGGCGGGgagggcggccgccgcggcattGGGCGTCGCGCTCACGGGGAATCGAGCCGGCGAGGCGGCATCAGCGGCGACCGTCGATCCGTGGGCGGCGTTGATGGGGAGGCGGCGTCATGGGGGTGGCGTTGCCGCGAGGGGAGGCGACATCATGGGGGAGGCGACATCATGGCGTTGCCGCCTCTCGCCAGCCCCCCGGAGCCGCCATCACCGGAGCCTACCACTTATCCCCCGCGGGGCCGCCCGGGCTAGGAACGGAAGGGGAAGAGGAGATTCCGGGCGGGCGGGTAGGCTGAGGCTCGGTGAAAAAAAATCACGAGAATTGGCGGAATCGTTTCGGAACACCAGGTTTTGTCGGTCTGCTTCGTCTGTTTTGGTCTGCCGCTATACCGAGGGCCTGACATGTGGGGTCGCCTGTGAGAGGTACAGGGTAATTTTATTGGTCTATGCTAATTTCAATTGTTTAggttctttatagtatagatataacTAGTTTTGTGCCGATATAACACAAATAACATAGGTTTCATATTCAACAGCATGTGGCAGTAAAAGTTTTGTTGGGTTTTAACTTCTGCAGATGGCAGTGACCCAGAGGTTACTTGGACGAAGGCCAAATGCTGTAAGTTTTTAGTTTACTTCATTCTAGACTTCTTGTACACTGTTATTAGGCCTCGTATGTATTGTCCCCATATAAAATTTTGGGCAAAATTTGGCATTCAGCCCCTGATGTTTCTCATTTTCTAGCCAAAACAATTATTAATATGGTTTCCTCTACACTATGTTCTCTAATTTTATCTACTTATCTTGTTCAATACTCCAACAACAAGAAGCCAATGTTAATGTACATTGGAAAATATCATATATAAGAACAATCCTTGCCTTGATCAGTGCAGTCTTAGCTAAATTGGAATTCATTTTGCACCAGAGAAGTAATAAACATAGATAGATCTGCGCCTGCGTCCTATGCTTTTGATATGGACTCATTATCTTACCGATGTGTATGTTATATTCTGTAAATGATCTTATTGTCTGAGTTTTATATTAAGTAGATGCTTTTCGTTTCTGTTTCTTTGGTCCTCAGTCAATCTAATAGGCAATACCATTTTCCATCCCCTGTTCAGTAATTATTTCATAAACTGAACAACTGATCCTCAAAATTCACTTTTCTTGTGTCTGATTATTGTTCTTATATAGTAATTCACTTTCCTTGCAGAGACGATTAGGGTTCAATTTACGAAGAAACCAGGCACTGGTAAAGTTTCCGTTGTCTCATTCTCCATGTATTCTCAAGCATGTGTTCagatgaaatagatctaatctggcATACTTATGTATATGATTGCACGAAGTAAATGTTAACCTCTAGCTGTTTCTCAATCATGTTTCTTGTTAATGTAGTTTTCCGTCTGAgacattatatatttatatctgTATTTAACCTTTCAGAAAGGAGCTCTACAGGAGCATGATTGTATTCCGGATGAACATTATGTGCAGACATTATTTTCTGTAAGCTTGATTATTACTTCCATAAATCTCAAAATTGGAACTGATAATCATCACACAGATTCATAATGGTTGGCACATTGTTTTAATATTCTAGATCAAAGGTCTTGAAGGTGAACTGGAGAGAAGAACTTTGACCTATACCTCATGGAACCAATCATCAAATCCAAAAGACAAAATGACTTGGCATCCTATGAAATTTGAGTATGATTCATCTAGCCCTGAGCATATCACTGCTATCAAGGTAAGCTCTTGATTTTGTTCTCTATGTCTATTGTGTTAAGTTTAGGTACCTCAAATCATTTACGGTTATAATCCCGCTCTGTTCTAGCTATAATGGTCATAAAGCATATTGAATGGTAGAACAAGAATCCGGAATCCATTGTTTCATTTCAGAATGTAAACAAATGTCAGATTAAAAGTTTGTATCTGCTTGTTAGAATTAGTCACCGATACCTGATGACAGTGTGCATGCAAATTCAAGCCTTATATGGTTTACTTTACAACAAGTCACTTTTCATAGATAAACACCGTGTTCTGTAGTACAAAACAGATATATGTATCATTCTGCAACTTATAGTTTGTTATGAATATTTTTGTTGTAGAGTATCGACCATGTCAATTATCAAATGGAGTACAGGACAGAGTGGTGCCAATGCAATGGTACCTCTGTTCCATGTTTTCTATTTGCCAGAAAATTCTCTTATAGTGCGGCCATGCATCTGTTGGAGCAAGGAGCCATTGGCCCTCCAAAATCGGCTCAGCTGCTGGTTAACTTTTAACAAAATGTTTATACAAGCTCGTACTCACCGTTTTGAGGGGTTAGATACTGCTCATGATTGGCACCAGCCTCATTGACCGCTGTAGTATTTGCAGCTGCAGCTACAGAGACATATAGAGTATCATAGAGTATTGACAGTGATCAGATTGCGTTTAGACAGGACTTAAGAGGTTTGATGTACAGAGCATCAGTTCTGAAGTTTGTGGGCTACATCACTATGCAATATCCAGGAGACAGATGTAGTGAAGGACAGGCGCGATCGTAACCCTTTCCCAAATGGTACTACTGACAGAACAGAATGCTGTAACAATAGCTTAAATACTCTTATAGATATTCTCTCCCCCTTGTATAATCTAAGAAAAAGACactagtttttttctttttgctattACATACAGTTTCTTATACAGTGAATAGAAACACGTGCAGGATGTGTCCATCTGGCTAACTGTTTATGACGGTCAGATTGACCAATGTGAGATTATTGCATGTCTGTAGAACAAGGGAAACTTTTTTTTGATTGTTTTTTAAACTTTTTTCTTGCAACAAAGGTGCGCCAACAAGTTAAACATATCAGGGAACCCTAGTGTTTCTGCCATACTTTTGCAGATGCCGAGACCATATGCTTCTACTTTCTCCTCTTGTAGATCTTGTGTAGAAAGGATTTTAATATCGCCTGTACCTTTTCGCGGGGCTGTGCTTCGACGTCTGAGATCAGTTTTTCATAA contains:
- the LOC120707715 gene encoding glycosyltransferase BC10-like translates to MPVKRSASVAALPPAGRRARARLCLRLAAPLSFLLLLAALLRAQPLLGVLPPAAPPPAAGPAKVAFLFLVRAGVPLDFLWDAFFRSGEEGRFSLYVHSAPGFQLDRTTTGSPYFYGRQLARSVKVVWGEATMVEAERLLFAAALQDPANQRFVLLSDSCVPLYNFSYIYTYLMASPKSFVDSFVDKTEKRYNQNMSPAIPKDKWRKGSQWVVLIRKHAEVVVSDRNVLQVFRRHCKMAVTQRLLGRRPNARRLGFNLRRNQALKGALQEHDCIPDEHYVQTLFSIKGLEGELERRTLTYTSWNQSSNPKDKMTWHPMKFEYDSSSPEHITAIKSIDHVNYQMEYRTEWCQCNGTSVPCFLFARKFSYSAAMHLLEQGAIGPPKSAQLLVNF